One genomic segment of Rhinoderma darwinii isolate aRhiDar2 unplaced genomic scaffold, aRhiDar2.hap1 Scaffold_771, whole genome shotgun sequence includes these proteins:
- the LOC142730620 gene encoding uncharacterized protein LOC142730620, which produces MGQKVGMTGHNMGQEVGMTGHNMGQEVGITGHNMGQEVGMTGHNMGQEVGMTGHNMGQEVGMTGHKMGQEVGMTGHNMGQVVRMIRHNMGQEVGMTGHNMGQEVGMIGHNMGQDVGMIGHITWGRKHYIQVCNNLHVIFLLKIGACSPQLQRLTYTDVYHPWSSSSLQQVAEKLLDHSQIRGSPTSNISRVMSLIHLMAQSYCQRTWPHLPLTSPRAFISFIQIYLKIASQLQGAIDKEAERLRGAVSRVDQVYDVRKQWTKEMEECSQHQQEAEEEKKFWRRKLMEIEEEERRAKTECEELEKTKERVSVQLTRLQSQRHHQLTE; this is translated from the exons ATGGGGCAGAAAGTAGGAATGACAGGACACAACATGGGGCAGGAAGTAGGAATGACAGGACACAACATGGGGCAGGAAGTAGGAATTACAGGACACAACATGGGGCAGGAAGTAGGAATGACAGGACACAACATGGGGCAGGAAGTAGGAATGACAGGACACAACATGGGGCAGGAAGTAGGAATGACAGGACACAAGATGGGGCAGGAAGTAGGAATGACAGGACACAACATGGGGCAGGTAGTAAGAATGATACGACACAACATGGGGCAGGAAGTAGGAATGACAGGACACAACATGGGGCAGGAAGTAGGAATGATAGGACACAACATGGGGCAGGATGTAGGAATGATAGGACACATAACATGGGGTAGGAA GCACTATATCCAGGTCTGCAATAACCTTCATGTGATATTCCTTCTGAAGATTGGCGCCTGCTCCCCACAGCTCCAACGATTAACCTACACAGATGTGTATCACCCATGGAGCTCCTCGTCTCTCCAGCAGGTTGCAGAGAAGCTTCTGGACCATTCTCAGATACGTG GTTCTCCAACCTCCAACATTTCCAGAGTGATGTCCTTAATCCATCTCATGGCCCAAAGTTATTGTCAAAGGACGTGGCCGCATCTCCCACTGACCTCCCCAAGGGCCTTCATCAGCTTCATACAGATTTACCTGAAAATCGCCTCACAACTTCAGGGCGCCATAGACAAGGAGGCGGAAAG GCTCCGGGGCGCTGTGTCTCGAGTGGATCAGGTTTATGATGTGCGGAAACAGTGGACGAAGGAGATGGAGGAATGTTCCCAACATCAGCAGGAGGCAGAAGAG GAGAAGAAGTTCTGGAGAAGGAAACTTATGGAGatcgaggaagaagagagacgagCGAAGACGGAGTGTGAGGAGCTGGAAAAGACCAAGGAGAGAGTGAGTGTCCAACTCACCAGACTGCAGAGTCAGAGACACCACCAGCTGACAGAG